Genomic window (Aquimarina sp. BL5):
AAAAGAAATGAATACGAAAGCGCCTAAAATCAAGTTGGGAAAATCTAAATTCCTAACGGGCTTCTCTCTTGCGTTTTTAAATCCCCCAGTAATTATTTATTGGATAGTAGCAATATCTTTAACAAACAAACATCTTTTCGAACTTACACTTTATACTCCAATAATTGCTTTATTTCTCTTTTTTTCAGGGATATACCTTGGTAAAATCGGCACATTGTACCTATACAGTCAATGGGGAAACAAAATGGCTCAAAAATCCAATGATTCTAAAACTAAATTATTTAAAATTATTGGTGTTGCGCTCATAGCTATTTCTTTTGTGCAAGGAGTAAAATTCTTAGTAGCATAATTATCTATTTTTGCTTAAAGCAGTTTATATACATCCCACTAATCAGTTTCACTCTTTTTCTAAGTAAAAGCTGTAAAACGTAACCAAAAAACAGCTAACCGGAATTTAACGACATTCTCACACTATCATACCCAAACACTAAGGTTTATTAAAAAATACTAACGTACTTTTATTATATCAACACAATCTTAATAACGGTGCAATTGCCTATGCTCCTATTACGGCAGTGAAATTGAGAATCCTTTTATTGTTTCATTACAAAAGGAGAATACCTTTTTTTAATAAATTTATACTAGTAGATACTACTTAAAATCACATATTTTTGCAAATTAAAGTAGGTAAAAAAAATCTCAATGAAAGAAAATGACCTCAACGCTAAATTAGAGTTATCTAAAGATGATATGAAACAGTATGGCTATACAATTATAGATCATATCGTAGAACATTTTGATACTCAAGACTCCAAAAAACCAGTTGCAATAGCGACCAGAGAAGAAATGGACAGCTTGTTAGCGGAAGGTATACCACATCATCCGACAGGAGCCAATGAGGTTCTTAACTTTGTAATGGAAAATGTTATTCCACAAAGCACTATTGTATCACACCCTAAATCCTTTTCTTTCGTACCAGGTCCAAGTAACTACATCAGTGCTATGGCAGATACCATTGCTACTGGGTTTAATATTTTCTCTGGTGGCTGGGCAGCATCTCCAGGAGCAGCAGAATTAGAAATTCTTACAATGAACTGGCTATTAGAAATTTTCGGATTTGGTACCAAAGAAGGAGGAGGTATTTTTACAAGTGGAGGATCCATGGCTAACCTTACTGCATTAGTAACCGCCAGAAGAATAAAATGTGGTGATGATTTTTCTAAAGCAGTAATTTATTTATCAGACCAGGCACATTCTTCTAATATAAAAGCGATTAAAGTAATAGGCTTTAAAAAGAGTCAAATAAGAGTTATACCTACCGATCTGGAATTCAAAATATCTCTTAATAAGTTAAAAAATGCTATCGCTAAGGATCGCCTTCAAGGATTAGAACCTTTTTGCCTAATCGCCTCTGCTGGGACTACAAATACAGGAACAGTCGATCCGTTAGATGAAATGGCTAAAATTTGTAAAGAAGAAAAATTATGGTTTCACATTGATGGGGCTTATGGCGGTGCTGCTATACTAGCCAATAACGGAAAAGAGTTATTAAAAGGTATTGAAAAAGCAGATTCTCTAACAGTAGATCCTCATAAATGGTTTTTCCAACCTTATGAAATGGGCTGTTTATTAGTCAAGAATCATAATTGGCTTAGTGGGACCTTTAGCGAAAAACCAGAATACCTAAGAGACGTAGAAGGTAACGAATCAGAAATTAACTTCTATGATCACGGTATTCAATTAACTCGACGGTTTAGAGCATTAAAGTTTTACATGTCACTAAAGACATTTGGTTTGGATTCTTTTAAAAAGGCAATTCAATATAATATAGAATTAGCTGACCAAACTGAAGGTTTATTAAGAAAAAGTCCTAAATGGGAAGTCATATCACCTGCTACCTTAGCAGTCATAAATTTTAGATATAACCCTATTGATAAAAATTTCTCAGAAAAGGAGATTGATATAATAAATCAGAAGATTTCTGAAAAAATGATTCACTC
Coding sequences:
- a CDS encoding LysE family transporter yields the protein MIAFYLILGILTSVAGALPLGAVNIAVINTTIKENTRKAFRIALAAGIGEVLLALFALHCSMELTGFFENNRWIQLVIISIFLVIGIYFLVRKNKKEMNTKAPKIKLGKSKFLTGFSLAFLNPPVIIYWIVAISLTNKHLFELTLYTPIIALFLFFSGIYLGKIGTLYLYSQWGNKMAQKSNDSKTKLFKIIGVALIAISFVQGVKFLVA
- a CDS encoding aspartate aminotransferase family protein, whose protein sequence is MKENDLNAKLELSKDDMKQYGYTIIDHIVEHFDTQDSKKPVAIATREEMDSLLAEGIPHHPTGANEVLNFVMENVIPQSTIVSHPKSFSFVPGPSNYISAMADTIATGFNIFSGGWAASPGAAELEILTMNWLLEIFGFGTKEGGGIFTSGGSMANLTALVTARRIKCGDDFSKAVIYLSDQAHSSNIKAIKVIGFKKSQIRVIPTDLEFKISLNKLKNAIAKDRLQGLEPFCLIASAGTTNTGTVDPLDEMAKICKEEKLWFHIDGAYGGAAILANNGKELLKGIEKADSLTVDPHKWFFQPYEMGCLLVKNHNWLSGTFSEKPEYLRDVEGNESEINFYDHGIQLTRRFRALKFYMSLKTFGLDSFKKAIQYNIELADQTEGLLRKSPKWEVISPATLAVINFRYNPIDKNFSEKEIDIINQKISEKMIHSREALLVTTVLLGQVVLRMCLINPRTTLDHIKETIEQCELYGNEILAIENVN